TTTCTTGGAGGAGTTTTCTTATGAACTGGCTTTGTAGCTCACATGATATCACTTTGTTCTTCCTTGAAAGCTTCAATCAAACCAGCAATTTTGACGAGGAAAAAACATATTCCTCATGATGCCGAACAGAACACACAATTCTTGTCCCCTTcttcaatattattatttactaagttttactttttatttaaattataaacttaatattttacctatttctaaaaaaaaaacttaatattttacaataaatatagataaatcaAATAGAtttaagaaatattaaaattaattctaataaattttacaataaaaatgatagataaatcaaataaataaattgaatattttttaatgaaattatggAAAGACAAGCACTGAACAATTAGGAGAAATTCATGAATTAGCTTTCCTGTTAGGTGAAGAGTGGTAATTCTGGTAGTTTTACTACTCCTAAATCGAAATGTCGAGTTAGTTATTTCCACGCCatataattacaaaattatGCGTTATCCTCCACACTCAAATTTAACAGATTCGCAACTTGCCCACGCGCTTTCGCCCATTCACAACCATAACGTGTGTGAGGTCATTACTATCCGCTCAAGATAACGTCCCACGTCTTTCTGGCCCCACTTCCCCAACCTTCAACTCCAACCTAATCCACAGAGCGTTCCCCTCACGCTCTCCACCAACACGTGAGCCTATCCACAAATGAACGAATAGCGTTTTCTCTCGATCCAAACGCTGCAGAGAAAATTTGATCATTTGAATACCGGTACAAACGCCGCGTCACCTTCGCTTACTATCATTTCCCCCTCTCTTCCTTCTTATATATCTAAGACTCTCAAAGAATTTCCTGAGAAACAAACAAAACTTAGCCTATCAGAAACAGAAAGTGCAGGGCGGAAGGTTAAATAGATAGGGAAAGTCCTTTCCAATCAACCGCCGTGGTAGATAGAAGTTTCTGTGTTTATCCACTTGCCTCGTTTTTAGCAATAACAAATTGAAAAGTTTACAAGCGGATTAGGTTGAAAAGATTTCCTCAAGAAAAATTTATTTGGTTATAGTTTGggttttattctttttaattttttgcgtTTCGAGAACCAAAATGATGAGTAGTCAGCAGCAAGAACAGCAATCACGGATTTTCTACGAGCTATCAGCTCTAGTTCTCAATCTGCTTCGTTCGCCTATTCCCTTCTCTGACCAGTCTGGTGCGATTCCTTCAGATTCTTCTAGGAGGAGATCATCGGCGCCTCCACAGATCTCACCGGCGGGGTTCGCGTCGCTGATGCTGGGGATTTCGCTGTCTTTGATGCTGTGTGGATCAGTGACGTTCTTTATTGGGTTCATGTTGATGCCTTGGGTTCTTGGATTTGTTATGCTTCTTTATGTGGCTGGGATTGTTTCTACCATCTCCATGTTAGGCCGTTCCCTTTTTGGCTGCGCTTTGGCCCCTCCTTCTCCTCGAAAGGAGATTCCTGGTATGTAGCTTGTGGTTTATTTTCGATTACGTTCTCCCCTTCTTTGTCGCTTTTAGATTTTGTTTCCTTACTCCTTGGAGAAATATCTGTTATGATTTTCTCTCGTTTGTGCTATAAATTGATtggcttttctttttcaaaattttgtctccatcttcttttctgTATGTCTTTAGCTTTCTAGTCTCAGAATTTCACATCTTTCGCTTCATTTGCTCTGTATCTCTTTTGCATTCAACTTTATGACTTCTTGAATCTTTTAACATGGTGAATTGGGTGGTCTCTGCAGTGTGTGCAGAGTATTATTATCTCCATGCATAGTATCATTATTTTAGATCTCTTACTGTTCTTCCACTTCCTTTAGCT
This genomic interval from Manihot esculenta cultivar AM560-2 chromosome 12, M.esculenta_v8, whole genome shotgun sequence contains the following:
- the LOC110627387 gene encoding uncharacterized protein LOC110627387, whose amino-acid sequence is MMSSQQQEQQSRIFYELSALVLNLLRSPIPFSDQSGAIPSDSSRRRSSAPPQISPAGFASLMLGISLSLMLCGSVTFFIGFMLMPWVLGFVMLLYVAGIVSTISMLGRSLFGCALAPPSPRKEIPAWKLL